Below is a window of Panulirus ornatus isolate Po-2019 chromosome 24, ASM3632096v1, whole genome shotgun sequence DNA.
CCTGCCTCTATCATGTCGTCAAACACATCCAGGAGCTTAGTCTTGAAGAAGCTACCTTCTCTCTGGCCCATGCTCACAATTGTCCTCATTCGAGCCTTAGCAACCTCCTCCAGGTCGTTTTCCGTGacatcctccacctctggcgCATCCTCTTCCTCGCCGAGAACATAGGGCGTGAGGATGATCCGTGTGACACACCCGTAGATCATGTGTCGACGGAACTCCAGACGAAGGTCCTCCAAGGTGAAGGGAACGGGCGCTTCGCCAGCCACCAGAAGACTGCTGAAGGTGGTGTAATACGTCTCCAGGAACTCCTCCAGGTTCAGCCGACGTTCGGGGCTGCTGAAACTTGTAAACAAGAAGTAGTTCAGATCCACCGCGGGTGTGTGCTTGCGTATACTCTGCAGATCAACTAACATGACTTCGACGGGATCTCCAGCGTCGTTGTATCTGTGGGATACACAGGGTAAATACGCTTCTTGTATCTAGTCGGCAGAAACAAGTGAACCATCGACATTCgcataacgaggtagcgtcaagaacagatgcaaAATGACCTCATCTGCtcaacatccactctctagttgtcatatgtaacgcACCGTAACCAAACACCCCCTATTCATAGCCAAGGCCCGTCGCACCTCTCTGTGGTTTGCCCTTGACCGTTTCATCCCAGCTCAGCCaatcactggcagcacgtcgtccTGCGTATACCACGTGGCTCCAATTTGCACTATCCCATGTACACCTGTATGCTCAGACCTTGATTCACTCTAACACGTGAAATGGAGGGGGAATGATTTACCACAGGGCGCCGAGGAACTGAACATGGGTCCACTGTTAGATTgatcattatgcctcccattggactacaagggctgttagattggtcattTTGCCttccattggactacaaggggcTGTTAGGTTGATCTTTATGCCttccattggactacaagggctgttaggttcgtcattatgcctcccattggactacaagggctgttaggttggtcattatgccttccattggactacaagggctgttaggttggtcattatgcctcccattggactacaagggctgttagattggtcattatgcctcccattggactacaagggctgttagattggtcattatgcctcccattggactacaagggctgttagattggtcattatgcctcccattggactacaagggctgttaggttggtcattatgcctcccattggactacaagggctgttagattggtcattatgcctcccattggactacaagggctgttagattggtcattatgcctcccattggactacaagggctgttaggttggtcattatgcctccattggactacaagggctgttagattggtcattatgcctcccattggactacaagggctgttaggttggtcattatgcctccattggactacaagggctgttagattggtcattatgcctcccattggactacaagggctgttaggttggtcattatgcctcccattggactacaagggctgttaggttggtcattatgcctcccattggactacaagggctgttaggttggtcattatgcctcccattggactacaagggctgttagattggtcattatgcctcccattggactacaagggctgttagattggtcattatgcctcccattggactacaagggctgttaggttggtcattatgcctcccattggactacaagggctgttagattggtcattatgcctcccattggactacaagggctgttagattggtcattatgcctcccattggactacaagggctgttaggttggtcattatgcctcccattggactacaagggctgttaggttggtcattatgcctcccattggactacaagggctgttagattggtcattatgcctcccattggactacaagggctgttaggttggtcattatgcctcccattggactacaagggctgttagattggtcattatgcctcccattggactacaagggctgttagattggtcattatgcctccattggactacaagggctgttagattggtcattatgcctcccattggactacaagggctgttagattggtcattatgcctcccattggactacaagggctgttaggttggtcattatgcctcccattggactacaagggctgttaggttggtcattatgcctcccattggactacaagggctgttagattggtcattatgcctcccattggactacaagggctgttagattggtcattatgcctcccattggactacaagggctgttagattggtcattatgcctcccattggactacaagggctgttaggttggtcattatgcctcccattggactacaagggctgttaggttggtcattatgcctcccattggactacaagggctgttagattggtcattatgcctcccattggactacaagggctgttagattggtcattatgcctcccattggactacaagggctgttaggttggtcattatgcctc
It encodes the following:
- the LOC139756969 gene encoding uncharacterized kinase-like protein D1044.1 — protein: MVHIFLNYPTPSNQQLVLSHGDCWLNNLLFRYNDAGDPVEVMLVDLQSIRKHTPAVDLNYFLFTSFSSPERRLNLEEFLETYYTTFSSLLVAGEAPVPFTLEDLRLEFRRHMIYGCVTRIILTPYVLGEEEDAPEVEDVTENDLEEVAKARMRTIVSMGQREGSFFKTKLLDVFDDMIEAGLLS